A DNA window from Citrobacter tructae contains the following coding sequences:
- the acrA gene encoding multidrug efflux RND transporter periplasmic adaptor subunit AcrA, with protein sequence MNKNRGLTPLAVVLMLSGSLALTGCDDKQAQQGQQMPEVGVVTLKTEPLQITTELPGRTSAFRIAEVRPQVSGIILKRNFTEGGDIEAGVSLYQIDPATYQAAYESAKGDLAKAQAAANIAQLTVKRYQKLLGTKYISQQDYDTAQADAQQANAAVVAAKAAVETARINLAYTKVTSPISGRIGKSAVTEGALVQNGQATALATVQQLDPIYVDVTQSSNDFLRLKQELANGKLKQENGKAKVELVTSDGIKFPQSGTLEFSDVTVDQTTGSITLRAIFPNPDHTLLPGMFVRARLEEGINPTAILVPQQGVTRTPRGEASALVIGADDKVETRQIVAAQAIGDKWLVTEGLKPGDRVIVSGLQKVRPGAQVKAQEVTADNNQQAASGNQPEQSKS encoded by the coding sequence ATGAACAAAAACAGAGGGTTAACGCCTCTGGCAGTCGTTCTGATGCTCTCAGGCAGCTTAGCGCTAACAGGATGTGACGACAAACAGGCCCAACAAGGCCAGCAGATGCCAGAGGTTGGAGTTGTGACGCTCAAAACTGAACCTCTACAGATCACAACTGAACTCCCGGGTCGCACCAGTGCTTTCCGCATTGCAGAAGTTCGCCCTCAGGTTAGCGGCATCATCCTGAAGCGTAATTTCACAGAAGGCGGTGACATTGAAGCGGGTGTGTCTCTCTATCAGATTGATCCTGCTACTTACCAGGCCGCGTATGAAAGCGCAAAAGGCGATCTGGCTAAAGCACAGGCGGCGGCTAATATCGCTCAACTGACGGTGAAACGTTATCAGAAACTGTTGGGTACCAAATACATCAGTCAACAGGACTACGATACCGCTCAGGCCGATGCACAACAGGCGAATGCCGCCGTTGTTGCAGCTAAAGCTGCAGTAGAAACGGCTCGCATCAACCTGGCGTATACCAAAGTCACGTCGCCAATTAGCGGCCGCATTGGTAAGTCTGCCGTCACGGAAGGTGCTCTGGTGCAAAATGGTCAGGCGACCGCACTGGCAACCGTTCAGCAGTTGGATCCCATCTATGTCGACGTTACGCAGTCAAGCAACGATTTCCTGCGTCTGAAACAAGAGCTGGCAAATGGCAAACTGAAGCAAGAGAACGGCAAGGCGAAAGTTGAGCTGGTGACCAGTGACGGCATTAAGTTCCCGCAGTCCGGTACGCTGGAATTTTCTGACGTGACGGTTGATCAGACCACCGGTTCTATCACGTTGCGCGCCATCTTCCCTAACCCGGATCACACCTTACTACCGGGTATGTTCGTCCGTGCTCGTCTGGAAGAAGGGATCAACCCAACGGCAATACTGGTTCCGCAGCAAGGCGTGACCCGTACACCGCGCGGTGAGGCCAGTGCGTTAGTGATCGGTGCAGATGACAAAGTGGAAACCCGCCAAATTGTGGCAGCACAAGCAATTGGCGATAAATGGTTGGTCACAGAAGGACTGAAACCGGGCGACCGCGTGATTGTGAGTGGGCTGCAAAAAGTACGTCCTGGCGCGCAGGTAAAAGCACAGGAAGTCACCGCGGATAACAACCAGCAAGCCGCAAGCGGTAACCAGCCTGAACAGTCCAAGTCTTAA
- the acrB gene encoding efflux RND transporter permease AcrB, with product MPNFFIDRPIFAWVIAIIIMLAGGLAILKLPVAQYPTIAPPAVTISATYPGADAKTVQDTVTQVIEQNMNGIDNLMYMSSNSDSTGTVQITLTFQSGTDADIAQVQVQNKLQLAMPLLPQEVQQQGVSVEKSSSSFLMVVGVINTNGTMTQEDISDYVGANMKDAISRTSGVGDVQLFGSQYAMRIWMDPNKLNNFQLTPVDVISAIKAQNAQVAAGQLGGTPPVKGQQLNASIIAQTRLTSADEFSKILLKVNQDGSQVRLRDVAKVELGGENYDIIAKFNGKPASGLGIKLATGANALDTANAIRAELAKMEPYFPSGLKIVYPYDTTPFVKISIHEVVKTLAEAIILVFLVMYLFLQNFRATLIPTIAVPVVLLGTFAVLAIFGFSINTLTMFGMVLAIGLLVDDAIVVVENVERVMAEEGLPPKEATRKSMGQIQGALVGIAMVLSAVFIPMAFFGGSTGAIYRQFSITIVSAMALSVLVALILTPALCATMLKPIAKGDHGEGKKGFFGWFNRMFDKSTHHYTDSVGGILRSTGRYLALYLIIVVGMAYLFVRLPSSFLPDEDQGVFLSMAQLPAGATQERTQKVLDEMTDYYLTKEKANVESVFAVNGFGFAGRGQNTGIAFVSLKDWSERPGEENKVEAITARAMGAFSKIKDAMVFAFNLPAIVELGTATGFDFQLIDQGGLGHEKLTQARNQLFGEVAKHPDLLVGVRPNGLEDTPQFKIDIDQEKAQALGVSISDINTTLGAAWGGSYVNDFIDRGRVKKVYVMSEAKYRMLPEDIGNWYVRGSDGQMVPFSAFSTSRWEYGSPRLERYNGLPSMEILGQAAPGKSTGEAMAMMEQLASKLPSGIGYDWTGMSYQERLSGNQAPALYAISLIVVFLCLAALYESWSIPFSVMLVVPLGVIGALLAATFRGLTNDVYFQVGLLTTIGLSAKNAILIVEFAKDLMDKEGKGLIEATLDAVRMRLRPILMTSLAFILGVMPLVISSGAGSGAQNAVGTGVMGGMVTATVLAIFFVPVFFVVVRRRFSRKSEDVEHNHPVDHH from the coding sequence ATGCCTAATTTCTTTATCGATCGCCCCATATTTGCATGGGTGATCGCCATTATCATCATGTTGGCAGGGGGGCTCGCGATCCTCAAATTGCCGGTAGCGCAATATCCGACTATTGCACCGCCAGCAGTGACGATCTCCGCGACCTACCCTGGCGCTGATGCGAAAACAGTACAGGATACTGTTACGCAGGTTATCGAACAGAATATGAACGGTATCGATAACCTGATGTACATGTCCTCAAACAGTGACTCCACGGGTACCGTGCAGATCACCCTTACTTTCCAGTCAGGTACTGATGCGGATATCGCGCAGGTGCAGGTTCAGAACAAACTGCAGCTGGCGATGCCGTTATTGCCTCAGGAAGTTCAACAACAAGGGGTTAGCGTTGAGAAGTCCTCAAGTAGCTTCCTGATGGTTGTTGGTGTTATCAACACCAACGGCACCATGACGCAGGAGGATATTTCCGACTACGTGGGCGCCAACATGAAGGACGCCATCAGCCGTACTTCGGGTGTGGGTGACGTTCAGTTGTTCGGTTCCCAGTACGCGATGCGTATCTGGATGGATCCGAACAAACTGAACAACTTCCAGTTGACGCCGGTTGATGTGATCAGCGCGATTAAAGCACAAAACGCCCAGGTTGCAGCCGGCCAGCTTGGTGGTACGCCACCGGTGAAAGGCCAGCAGCTTAACGCGTCAATCATCGCACAAACCCGTCTGACCTCTGCCGATGAGTTCAGCAAAATTCTGCTGAAAGTAAATCAGGATGGCTCTCAGGTTCGTTTGCGTGACGTGGCGAAAGTGGAGTTGGGTGGCGAAAACTACGACATCATTGCGAAGTTTAACGGCAAACCAGCCTCCGGTCTGGGTATCAAACTGGCAACAGGCGCTAACGCTCTGGATACTGCTAACGCCATCCGCGCTGAACTGGCGAAGATGGAGCCGTACTTCCCTTCAGGCCTGAAAATTGTTTACCCGTATGACACCACGCCGTTCGTGAAAATCTCGATTCACGAAGTGGTGAAAACGCTGGCGGAAGCGATCATCCTCGTGTTCCTGGTAATGTATCTGTTCTTGCAGAACTTCCGTGCGACGTTGATTCCAACAATTGCCGTACCGGTGGTGCTGCTAGGTACTTTTGCCGTCCTGGCTATTTTCGGCTTCTCGATAAACACCCTAACAATGTTCGGGATGGTGCTCGCCATCGGCCTGTTGGTGGATGACGCCATCGTGGTGGTCGAAAACGTTGAACGTGTTATGGCTGAGGAAGGGCTACCGCCGAAGGAAGCAACGCGTAAATCAATGGGCCAGATTCAGGGCGCACTGGTGGGTATCGCGATGGTGCTGTCAGCGGTATTTATCCCGATGGCGTTCTTCGGTGGTTCTACCGGGGCAATTTACCGTCAGTTCTCCATCACCATTGTTTCCGCGATGGCGTTGTCAGTCCTGGTGGCATTGATTCTGACCCCTGCCCTGTGTGCGACCATGCTCAAACCGATTGCTAAGGGCGATCACGGAGAAGGCAAAAAAGGCTTCTTCGGCTGGTTTAACCGCATGTTCGATAAGAGCACGCACCATTACACCGACAGCGTAGGCGGTATTCTGCGCAGCACCGGTCGTTATCTGGCGCTGTATCTGATCATCGTCGTGGGTATGGCATATCTGTTCGTTCGTCTGCCAAGCTCCTTCCTGCCTGATGAAGATCAGGGGGTATTCCTGTCTATGGCTCAGCTACCAGCGGGTGCAACGCAAGAGCGTACTCAGAAGGTGCTGGACGAAATGACGGATTACTATCTGACCAAAGAAAAAGCGAACGTTGAATCGGTGTTTGCCGTTAACGGCTTCGGTTTTGCGGGACGTGGTCAGAACACCGGTATTGCCTTCGTGTCGTTGAAAGACTGGAGCGAACGTCCGGGCGAAGAGAACAAGGTCGAGGCGATCACCGCTCGCGCAATGGGGGCGTTCTCGAAGATTAAAGATGCGATGGTGTTCGCCTTTAACCTGCCAGCGATTGTCGAACTGGGTACCGCTACCGGTTTTGACTTCCAGTTGATTGACCAGGGCGGTCTGGGCCATGAAAAACTGACCCAGGCGCGTAACCAGTTGTTTGGTGAAGTGGCCAAACATCCTGATCTGTTGGTGGGTGTTCGTCCTAACGGTCTGGAAGATACGCCGCAGTTCAAGATTGATATCGATCAGGAAAAAGCACAGGCACTGGGCGTTTCCATTAGTGATATTAATACAACGCTGGGTGCAGCATGGGGCGGAAGCTACGTGAACGACTTCATCGACCGTGGTCGTGTGAAGAAAGTTTACGTTATGTCTGAAGCTAAATACCGTATGTTGCCGGAAGATATCGGAAACTGGTACGTCCGCGGTAGCGATGGACAAATGGTACCATTCTCCGCCTTCTCCACCTCACGTTGGGAGTACGGTTCACCGCGTCTGGAACGCTATAACGGCCTGCCTTCCATGGAAATCTTAGGCCAGGCCGCACCGGGTAAAAGTACCGGTGAAGCCATGGCAATGATGGAGCAACTGGCGAGCAAACTGCCGTCAGGTATCGGCTATGACTGGACCGGCATGTCCTATCAGGAACGACTGTCTGGCAACCAGGCCCCTGCCCTGTATGCCATTTCACTGATTGTCGTCTTCCTGTGTCTGGCTGCACTGTATGAGAGCTGGTCAATTCCGTTCTCCGTTATGCTGGTGGTTCCGCTGGGGGTTATCGGTGCGTTGCTGGCCGCGACGTTCCGCGGGCTGACCAACGATGTTTACTTCCAGGTAGGCCTGCTCACAACCATTGGGTTGTCGGCGAAGAACGCGATATTGATCGTCGAATTCGCCAAAGACTTGATGGATAAAGAGGGTAAAGGTCTGATCGAGGCAACGTTGGACGCGGTCCGCATGCGTTTACGTCCGATCCTGATGACCTCGCTGGCCTTTATTCTGGGTGTTATGCCGCTGGTTATCAGCTCTGGCGCAGGTAGTGGCGCGCAGAATGCCGTCGGTACAGGCGTAATGGGCGGGATGGTCACAGCAACCGTACTGGCTATCTTCTTCGTTCCGGTGTTCTTTGTGGTGGTCCGCCGCCGCTTTAGCCGCAAGAGTGAAGATGTTGAGCACAACCACCCGGTTGATCACCATTGA
- the tomB gene encoding Hha toxicity modulator TomB produces MDEYSPKRHDIAQLKFLCETLYHDCLANLEQSNHGWVNDPTSATSLQLNELIEHIATFALNYKIKYNEDNKLIAQIDEYLDDTFMLFSNYGINTQDLQKWRKSGNRLFRCFVNATRANPVSLSC; encoded by the coding sequence ATGGACGAGTACTCACCCAAAAGACATGATATAGCACAGCTTAAATTTCTCTGTGAAACCCTGTATCATGACTGTCTTGCAAACCTTGAACAAAGCAACCATGGCTGGGTTAATGACCCAACCTCTGCAACCAGCTTGCAGCTCAATGAACTGATAGAGCATATTGCAACCTTCGCACTTAATTATAAAATTAAGTACAATGAGGACAATAAGCTGATCGCACAGATTGATGAATACCTGGATGACACTTTTATGTTGTTCAGCAATTATGGTATTAATACGCAGGATTTGCAGAAATGGCGAAAGTCCGGGAATCGACTGTTTCGCTGTTTTGTCAATGCCACCAGGGCTAATCCTGTTAGTTTGTCTTGTTAA
- a CDS encoding HHA domain-containing protein, whose amino-acid sequence MSDKPLTKTDYLMRLRRCQTIDTLERVIEKNKYELSDNELAVFYSAADHRLAELTMNKLYDKIPTSVWKFIR is encoded by the coding sequence ATGTCTGATAAACCATTAACTAAAACAGATTATTTGATGCGCCTGCGACGCTGCCAGACAATTGACACGCTTGAGCGCGTTATTGAGAAAAATAAATATGAATTGTCCGACAATGAACTGGCTGTATTTTACTCAGCAGCAGATCATCGCCTTGCTGAATTGACGATGAATAAGCTCTACGACAAGATCCCAACTTCCGTTTGGAAATTTATACGCTAA
- the maa gene encoding maltose O-acetyltransferase, whose product MSEEKTKMIAGELYRPADDTLRNDRLRARQLTHRYNLTTPDEISERQAILHDLLDQSEGAYIEPSFRCDYGYNITLGKEFYANFDCVMLDVCPIHIGDNCMLAPGVHIYTATHPLNADERNSGKELGKPVTIGNNVWIGGRAVINPGVTLGDNVVVASGAVVTKNVPANTVVGGNPARIIKTL is encoded by the coding sequence ATGAGTGAGGAAAAAACAAAGATGATCGCCGGCGAACTGTATCGCCCGGCAGACGATACGTTGCGCAACGACCGACTACGCGCCCGTCAGTTGACTCATCGATACAATCTCACCACGCCCGATGAAATCAGCGAACGTCAGGCTATCCTGCATGACCTGTTGGATCAGAGCGAAGGGGCTTACATTGAACCCTCTTTCCGTTGCGACTACGGCTATAACATCACTCTCGGTAAAGAATTTTACGCCAACTTCGACTGCGTGATGCTTGATGTCTGCCCGATCCATATTGGCGATAACTGCATGCTGGCACCGGGAGTCCATATCTATACCGCAACACATCCCCTGAATGCTGATGAGCGAAACAGTGGTAAAGAATTGGGTAAACCCGTTACCATCGGCAATAACGTCTGGATAGGCGGACGCGCAGTGATAAACCCTGGCGTAACGCTGGGAGACAACGTGGTAGTGGCTTCAGGGGCAGTGGTAACCAAAAACGTCCCGGCCAATACCGTTGTAGGCGGCAATCCTGCACGGATCATCAAAACGCTTTGA
- a CDS encoding YlaC family protein: MTEIQRLLTETIDDLNTREKRDNRPRFSISFIRKHPGLFIGMYVAWFATLAVMLQSETLVDSVWLLVVLFVILNGFFFFDVAPRYRFEDIDVLDFRVCYNGEWYNTRFVPPTLIETILHSPRVDSERKAQLQKMMTRKGELSFYDVFTLTRAEVSQ; encoded by the coding sequence ATGACAGAAATACAGCGCCTGCTCACCGAAACAATTGACGACTTAAATACTCGCGAGAAGCGCGATAACAGACCACGTTTTAGCATCAGTTTCATTCGCAAACATCCGGGACTGTTTATTGGCATGTATGTCGCCTGGTTTGCTACGCTGGCGGTGATGCTGCAATCAGAAACGCTGGTCGATTCGGTGTGGCTGCTGGTGGTGCTGTTTGTGATTCTGAACGGTTTTTTCTTTTTTGACGTCGCGCCGCGTTACCGCTTTGAAGACATTGATGTGCTGGACTTCAGAGTCTGCTACAACGGCGAATGGTACAACACGCGTTTTGTTCCGCCGACGCTCATAGAGACCATACTGCATTCACCACGGGTGGATAGCGAACGTAAGGCACAACTGCAAAAAATGATGACGCGTAAAGGCGAACTCTCTTTCTACGATGTCTTCACACTCACCCGCGCAGAGGTCAGCCAGTAA
- the ykgO gene encoding type B 50S ribosomal protein L36, with protein sequence MQVLNSLRSAKQRHPDCQIVKRKGRLYVICKTNPRFKAVQGRKKRR encoded by the coding sequence ATGCAGGTTCTTAATTCACTTCGTAGTGCCAAACAGCGCCACCCTGACTGCCAGATAGTCAAACGTAAAGGGCGCTTGTATGTTATCTGCAAAACGAATCCGCGATTTAAAGCGGTGCAGGGCCGGAAGAAAAGACGGTAG
- a CDS encoding type B 50S ribosomal protein L31, with product MKPDIHPFYRTVVFHDTSANEYFKVGSTIKTEREIEFEGETYPYVTLDISSKSHPYYTGKQKTFDNEGSAARFQKRFGHFIGTKRG from the coding sequence ATGAAGCCGGATATCCATCCCTTTTATCGTACCGTGGTGTTCCACGATACCAGTGCCAATGAATACTTTAAGGTTGGCTCAACCATCAAAACGGAACGTGAGATTGAGTTTGAGGGTGAAACGTATCCGTACGTGACCCTTGATATCTCTTCTAAGTCGCACCCGTACTATACCGGGAAACAAAAAACCTTCGACAACGAAGGCAGCGCGGCGCGCTTCCAGAAACGTTTTGGTCACTTCATTGGTACTAAGCGAGGTTAA
- a CDS encoding EAL domain-containing protein, producing MTTRHLIGLVTGILILSILVPVGLSLWLAYRQVETKFFDELDSYTSRVALRTERVGEQAKKALREIETFQGEPCGEEHLLEMRRLSYSYRYIQEVMYLKDNVPQCSSLEKKSRAAAFPPPMKITQDGYRAWLTTENDLGIQRFMAALGSEHYVVMIDPGTFIDVVPFGSWPIDVAIIGADKKRIVTSSDMLPADVLQNLRQDNATSHLQKEGVIYNARPFPELGITVVSWASTLPLQKIWHRQALIWLPAGIVIGLLTAAFTLRILRRLQSPHHQLQEAIQRREIKVYYQPIISLRTGKVVGAEALARWPQPDGSFLSPEIFVALAQQTGLTTPLTRLIIESVFDDLGKWLHHHPEQHISVNLEADNLTSETLPGLLSRKINHCQIKPSQIALELTERAFADPKTSGPFIAKYRQAGHSIYIDDFGTGYSSLSYLQDLDVDILKIDKSFVDALEYNNVTPHIIEIAKTLKLEMVAEGIETKNQEEWLRQHGVQYGQGWLYSKALPKAEFILWAETRL from the coding sequence GTGACAACACGACATCTGATCGGCCTGGTGACCGGGATACTGATCCTGTCCATCCTTGTACCAGTAGGTTTGAGCCTGTGGCTGGCATATCGCCAGGTCGAAACAAAATTTTTTGATGAGCTTGATTCTTACACCAGTCGGGTCGCTTTGCGGACGGAAAGAGTCGGCGAACAGGCAAAAAAAGCATTACGCGAAATTGAAACCTTTCAGGGAGAACCTTGCGGGGAGGAACATTTGCTGGAAATGCGTCGATTGTCATACAGCTATCGCTATATTCAGGAGGTGATGTACCTCAAGGACAACGTTCCGCAATGCTCTTCCCTCGAGAAAAAAAGTCGCGCCGCCGCCTTCCCTCCCCCCATGAAAATTACACAGGATGGTTACCGTGCCTGGTTAACCACTGAGAACGATTTGGGCATACAGCGTTTTATGGCCGCATTAGGCAGCGAGCATTATGTAGTGATGATCGATCCCGGCACTTTCATTGACGTTGTTCCGTTTGGTTCGTGGCCGATTGATGTCGCCATCATTGGCGCCGATAAAAAAAGGATCGTCACCAGTAGCGATATGCTTCCCGCTGATGTTTTGCAGAATCTTCGACAAGATAATGCCACGTCACATTTGCAAAAAGAGGGGGTTATATACAATGCCCGCCCGTTCCCTGAATTAGGGATCACCGTCGTAAGCTGGGCATCAACGCTGCCGCTGCAAAAAATATGGCACCGGCAGGCGCTTATCTGGCTCCCAGCGGGGATTGTTATCGGCCTGCTCACCGCAGCCTTTACTTTGCGCATTTTGCGTCGTTTGCAATCTCCCCATCACCAATTGCAGGAGGCCATCCAGCGCCGGGAAATTAAAGTGTACTATCAGCCAATCATTTCCCTTCGTACCGGGAAAGTGGTGGGTGCCGAAGCGCTGGCCCGTTGGCCACAGCCCGATGGCAGCTTTCTCTCTCCAGAGATTTTCGTCGCGCTGGCACAACAAACCGGACTAACGACGCCACTCACTCGCCTGATTATCGAAAGCGTTTTTGACGATCTGGGAAAATGGCTGCATCACCATCCAGAGCAGCATATCTCCGTCAATCTTGAAGCAGATAATCTGACGTCAGAAACGCTGCCGGGTCTGCTCAGCCGGAAGATCAATCATTGTCAGATAAAACCGTCACAAATTGCCCTCGAACTCACAGAACGAGCCTTTGCCGATCCGAAAACCAGCGGTCCGTTCATCGCCAAATACCGCCAGGCAGGTCATTCTATTTATATTGATGATTTTGGCACCGGCTATTCCAGTCTCAGTTATTTGCAGGATCTGGATGTCGACATCCTGAAGATCGACAAATCGTTCGTCGATGCGCTGGAATACAACAACGTGACGCCGCATATTATTGAGATAGCAAAAACGCTGAAGCTGGAAATGGTGGCGGAAGGTATCGAGACAAAAAATCAGGAAGAATGGCTACGGCAACATGGCGTGCAGTACGGTCAAGGCTGGTTATACAGCAAAGCATTACCGAAGGCGGAGTTTATTCTATGGGCGGAAACACGACTGTAA
- a CDS encoding DUF1428 domain-containing protein, which produces MKYVDGFVVAVPAENKEAYIAMAAKAAPLFKEFGALRVVECWADDVPDGKLTDFRMAVKAQDHEEVVFSWIEYPSKEARDAANQKMMSDPRMKEFGDSMPFDGKRMIYGGFSPIMDD; this is translated from the coding sequence ATGAAGTATGTCGATGGTTTTGTCGTTGCCGTTCCCGCTGAAAACAAGGAGGCGTACATTGCGATGGCGGCAAAAGCTGCTCCGCTTTTCAAGGAATTCGGTGCATTGCGCGTGGTGGAGTGTTGGGCAGATGATGTCCCCGACGGTAAATTGACCGATTTTCGCATGGCAGTGAAAGCACAGGATCATGAAGAAGTGGTATTCAGCTGGATTGAATATCCCTCAAAAGAAGCCCGTGATGCGGCGAATCAAAAGATGATGTCCGATCCCCGAATGAAGGAATTCGGCGACTCGATGCCCTTTGATGGAAAACGTATGATTTACGGTGGATTCTCGCCCATTATGGATGACTGA
- a CDS encoding YczE/YyaS/YitT family protein — protein sequence MLRRLLQLFIGLTLYGVSTAMFVRADLGADPWNVFHLGVANLLSMNIGVVIIAVGVLVLLAWIPLRQRPGFGTLSNVIMIGLAADVALVVIPGFESLFARSGLLVSAVVLNALATSLYIGAGFGAGPRDGLMTGIHARTGWPVRRIRTAIEVSVLLIGWLLGGTVGVGTVLYALAIGPLIQLCLPWFRHQPQSRIRVRNEPTA from the coding sequence ATGCTGCGTCGTTTACTGCAATTGTTTATCGGGCTGACGCTTTACGGTGTGTCGACTGCCATGTTTGTGCGTGCGGATTTAGGGGCTGACCCCTGGAACGTCTTTCATCTGGGTGTGGCAAATTTGTTGTCGATGAATATCGGTGTGGTGATTATTGCCGTAGGCGTATTGGTACTGTTGGCATGGATACCGCTGCGCCAGCGCCCGGGGTTTGGCACGTTGAGTAATGTGATTATGATCGGGCTGGCGGCTGATGTGGCGCTGGTAGTCATTCCGGGATTTGAGTCCCTGTTCGCGCGCAGTGGGCTGTTAGTGTCCGCAGTGGTACTGAATGCCTTAGCGACCAGCCTGTATATCGGTGCGGGTTTTGGCGCCGGTCCGCGCGACGGTCTGATGACCGGCATTCACGCGCGTACCGGTTGGCCGGTAAGGCGAATTCGTACGGCAATCGAAGTGTCAGTGTTGCTGATCGGCTGGCTACTGGGGGGAACCGTAGGCGTTGGCACGGTCCTGTATGCGCTGGCTATTGGCCCGCTCATTCAACTTTGTCTGCCGTGGTTTCGGCATCAACCGCAGTCACGCATTCGGGTTCGGAATGAACCTACGGCATGA
- a CDS encoding PLP-dependent aminotransferase family protein, translated as MSSRRYGSQSLQRLLGHWQEIPSRTPIWRQLAEALRLLILDGRLALDSRLPGERELAAVLEVSRTTIASAMAQLREEGYLESRHGSGSRVILPDHIRHVPTRTGTSTALDLSTAALSAGPEIHQAYQQALFAMPQHLLNSGYLPQGLPSLRESIARHYCERGLPTQPDEVMVVNGAVSGLALILRLLTGPGDRVVVDHPTYPLAIAAIQGASCRPVGVSLPEQGWDTAGLVATIAQTAPRMAYLMPDFHNPTGRCMDAATRQVVADIAARTHTTLVVDETMVNLWYDAPPPPPLAAFNRDAPIILLGSAGKSFWGGLRLGWVRAPSRTIAALVQTRDTFDLGSPVLEQLATGWLLENAVHFLPDRRQLLTARRDQCRTLMTSHFPEWQFTQPQGGLSFWVELPDTLATLFATRAESAGIQLGTGTRFGLAGAFDRFLRMPFALPDDTMCSAFRTLQPIWDNLRLQAIHGKIRKII; from the coding sequence ATGTCATCTCGCCGTTACGGAAGTCAGTCTCTTCAGCGCCTGCTTGGGCACTGGCAGGAGATCCCCTCTCGCACCCCAATCTGGCGACAGTTGGCTGAGGCGCTACGTCTACTGATACTGGATGGTCGGCTGGCGCTGGATAGCCGACTGCCCGGCGAGCGCGAACTCGCGGCGGTACTGGAAGTCAGCCGCACGACTATCGCCAGCGCAATGGCGCAACTGCGTGAAGAGGGGTATCTGGAAAGTCGCCATGGAAGCGGCTCGCGGGTGATCCTACCGGATCATATTCGACATGTGCCTACGCGCACCGGCACCAGCACCGCGCTCGATCTGTCCACAGCCGCACTCAGCGCCGGTCCTGAAATTCACCAGGCTTACCAGCAGGCGCTGTTTGCCATGCCGCAGCATCTGCTAAATTCGGGGTATCTGCCTCAGGGTCTGCCCTCGTTGCGTGAATCTATTGCCCGCCATTATTGCGAACGCGGATTGCCTACGCAGCCCGACGAGGTAATGGTGGTGAATGGCGCAGTCAGCGGGCTGGCGCTGATCCTGAGATTACTTACCGGTCCTGGCGATCGCGTGGTAGTCGATCATCCCACTTACCCGCTCGCCATTGCGGCTATCCAGGGAGCCTCCTGCCGACCGGTGGGTGTGTCGCTGCCCGAGCAGGGCTGGGATACCGCAGGCCTTGTGGCGACCATCGCGCAAACCGCCCCGCGCATGGCCTACCTGATGCCGGATTTTCACAATCCTACTGGACGCTGTATGGATGCCGCCACACGCCAGGTTGTGGCCGATATAGCCGCCAGGACGCACACCACATTGGTGGTGGACGAAACCATGGTCAACCTGTGGTATGACGCCCCACCACCGCCGCCGCTCGCCGCCTTCAATCGCGACGCCCCAATTATTTTGCTGGGATCTGCGGGGAAAAGTTTCTGGGGAGGATTACGTCTGGGATGGGTGCGGGCGCCGTCACGAACCATTGCCGCACTGGTACAAACCCGCGATACCTTTGATTTAGGCTCACCAGTGCTGGAACAACTCGCTACTGGCTGGCTGCTGGAGAACGCCGTACATTTTCTCCCCGACAGAAGGCAATTACTCACCGCCAGACGCGACCAGTGTCGCACCCTGATGACGTCTCATTTCCCGGAATGGCAATTTACCCAGCCGCAGGGCGGGTTATCTTTCTGGGTTGAATTGCCTGATACGCTGGCGACGCTGTTTGCTACCCGCGCCGAAAGCGCCGGTATTCAACTGGGCACAGGAACGCGCTTCGGATTAGCCGGTGCATTCGATCGTTTCTTACGCATGCCCTTCGCGCTGCCGGATGACACAATGTGCTCCGCCTTCAGAACATTGCAGCCGATTTGGGACAACTTACGTTTACAGGCAATCCACGGAAAAATACGCAAAATAATCTAG